From the genome of Terriglobales bacterium:
ATTCGACGAATTCCGAGAATTGAGCTATCTTTTGCCGCTACAGTTTTCCGGCTCGGAGGGTGCAATGAGGATTTGCTTGGTTCTCGTCTGCTCGTTCATCGTTGGCTCGGGTGTTGCGCACGCCCAGCAGACGCGCCTCGAGAACCTGCAGAACAAAGTCGTCCTGCTCTTCACTCCTCACCCCGATGACGACGTCTTTGGCGCCGGCGGCACTATCGCCCTACTCAATCGCAACCACAACAGGGTGTACATCGTGGTTTACACCAACGATGACAAGGGCTCGTATGACCCCGACATGAACTCCCAGCGACTGGCTCAAATCCGAAAGGCTGAGCAGGAAGCCTCTGAAGGCTTGCTGGGGACGCCCAAAGAAAACATACAGTGGATGGGTTACGACGATGGCATGTTGGAATATGCTCCTCAGCCTAAGCTCACCGAGGAGGCGACGGCCATCATTCGCCGGATTCGACCCGATGTTCTGCTCAGCGTTGATCCCGGCGAGTGGTACGAACGCTGGCATAAGAGTGACCACCGCATGGCGGCGTTCAACACCATTGATGCGGTGCGCGCCGCGGAATTCTGGCTCTACTTCCCCAATCAAAAATTACAGCAGGGCCTCAAGCCTTACAAAGTTCCTGAGATGTATTTCTTCTATCCTTCACCGCAGGAAGCGAATTACTTCGTCAACATTGATGGCGTCGCGGAGCTAAAATTCGATGCTGCGGCCAAGCAGGTGAGCCAATTTGAGCCTGCCGTAAACAAATATCGGCCGGACTGGACACCCGAGGACCTGAAGAAGGCCAAAGACGAAATGCGCCACGAGCAGCCGAAGAAGGACGGTCACTATGTCGAGGCGTTTCGTTACGCGACCGGCTTCAACCAGTACTAATATCTTTCGCCAGGAGTCAACCTATGTCGCAGCTCGCATTGCTCGGCGGCAAGAAAACAAAAACCAAACCTTTCCCTCTGTGGCCGCAATTTGATGACAACGAGCGCAGAGCTTTGAATGAAGTCCTGGAGAGCCGCGTCTGGTGGCGCACGCCGGGAACCAAGACCCTGGAATTCGAGAAGGCCTTTGCGCGTTTTCATGGCGCGCGCCATGGGCTCGCCGTCACCAACGGTACCGCCGCGCTGGAAGTCACCATGGCCGCACTCGGCATTAATGCCGGCGATGAGGTGATTGTTCCCGATTTCACCTTCGTTGCCACCGCGAGTGCTGTGCTGTTTGCCAACGCGCTGCCGGTGCTGGTTGACGTCCTGCCCGATACATATTGCCTCGATCCGCAGGCGACTGCCGCTGCGATTACTGCGCGCACCAAAGCGATTATTGCCGTGCACATGGGCGGCCATCCCGCGGACCTGGATGCGCTCAAAGATCTCGCCACCCCTAAAGGGATTGCCTTGGTCGAGGACTCGTCGCACGCCCATGCCAGCGAGTGGCGCGGAAAGCGCATCGGAACGTTCGGCATTGCCGGAACTTTCAGCTTTCAATCCAGCAAGCTCATGACCGCCGGCGAGGGCGGCATGATCATTTCGAATGACGACACATTCGAGCGCAATGCGCGTTCGGTTCACGACTGCGGTCGCATGCCGGGAGAGTGGTTCTACAGTCACTTCATTTACGGTTCGAATTATCGGCTGAGCGAATGGCAGGGAGCTGTGCTGTCCGCGCAGCTCGCGAGGTTGGACGAACAGACCCGCCGGCGTCACCAGAACGCACGCGTGCTCGATCGCGAGCTGAGCAAGATTCCGGGCATTACGCCGCAGAAGCTGGACGAGCGCTGCACGCGGAATGGCCAGTATGCGTACATTTTCCATATGAACAGCAAGGAATTCTCCGGTATTTCGACCGAGCGCTTCATTGAAGCTATGAACGCCGAGGGAGTTCCTAACCAGGCGAGCTATCCTCCGCTTCACGAGCTGCACATGTTTCGTAACAACGAATACCGCAAACGCTTGAGTGGGCCGCAGGCCAAGGAAGAGCATGCATTTTTGAAGCGACCGTTCCCCAATACCCAGCGCGCGGCCTGGGAAACTGTCTGGATCCCGCAGCCCGGGCTGTTGGGCGACGAGCAGGACATGCACGAGATTGTGGCCGCCATCGCAAAAATTCAACAAAGCGCCAAGGAACTCCTTGCCAACAGCTCTCAGCGCACTCCCGCCCACGCCGCCAGTTGAGGCCTCGGCCGGCAAAATGGTCGAGAAAATCAGCTATCGCGGATGGAAGAACGCGTACAAGATTTCCAACGGAACAGTGGAGCTGGTTGTTCTGGCGGATGTTGGTCCGAGGATTATCTGGTACGGATTCGCAGGAACTGACAACATCCTCCATGAAGTTGGTGCGGATGCCGGTCTGAGCGGAGGTGGCGAATTCCGCCTGTATGGCGGACATCGGCTTTGGGTGTCACCCGAACTGGAGCGAACGTATTTTCCCGATAACCGTTCGGTCTCCTTTTCCGAGCAGGGAGACGTATTTCGGTTCACGCCCCTACCAGAGGATTTTGCGCCCGGCACGAATCTGCAGAAAGAATTACAAGTTGCAATGGACCCTGTCGGCACCCGTGTCACGCTCACGCACAAGATCACGAACCACGCGAAAGAATCCACCGAGCTCGCGCCTTGGACGCCCACGATGATGCGGCCGGGAGGTCGCGCCATACTTTCTTTGCCTCCGCGCGTCGCCATGGACAAAGATCACTATCTGCCGGTCGGTCCATTGTCCCTCTGGTCGTTCACCGACCTGGCCGATCTACGCTGGAGATTCGGGACCGAATACATTCAACTTTTGCAGCGGATAAACTCCCGCTGCCGTTTTTCGGAGCAAATGACAGGTATATTCAATCCCGCCGGCTGGGGTGCTTACTTTTCGCATGGAACTCTGTTCGTGAAGCGTGCGCGGGTAATTGCAGGGGCCGCGTATCCCGACTTTGGCTGCAATTTTGAAATCTTTACCAATCCGGACTTCCTCGAGCTGGAGACGCTAGGGCCGAAGGTGGTGTTGCATTCCGGAGAACACACTTCGCATTCAGAGACGTGGGAGCTTTTCAAGAATGTACCCGCTGGCGAGGATGAAGACTGGATTCGTTCTGCCGTACTGCCGCTGGCCGGAGGCGGCTAACTAGTGCGGTCATCTCGGCCGTTTAGCTGTCGAAAATTTCGTTGGGAGACAAACATGCGAGCTCTATCTCGTCGTTTTCGTAGCATTGCCCTGCCGAGCATTGTTCTGCCTGCTTTTGCAGTGGTCATCCTATTCATCAATGCCCCGAGCGTCGCACAAGGTCAGCGGCGGGTGCCCGATCACGTTCCCCCGAAACGCTCTTCCCAAATCCAGGAAGGATTCGGTATCAACTCCGACCTTCCTCGCGAGCCGTACTTGCCTTGGAACCAATGGTGGTGGACCCGCATGTTTGACGCGGGTTTCAAATGGATTCGCATCGGCCAATACGAGAACAGCTCCGACCGAACCAGTTGGGACTGGATCGAGCAAAAGCGTGGCGTGTACTCCTCCTCGCCCGAACTGGAGGATGCTGTGGATTCACTAGTGGACAACGGGGTCAAGATTCAAGTGCAGCTGCTCTATGGCAACGTAATGTACACCTCGCCTAGCGGCAAACTCCCGGACACCAGTACACCCGAGCCCGGTTCATTCCACAATGACGACCGCAGCTTGTACTCTGTTTTTTGGGCGCCTACTACACCGGAGCAAATCGCCGCCTTTAATCGCTACAGCGCCTGGATGGTGAATCACTTTCGCGATCGCATCAAGTATTGGGCGCTCTGGAACGAGCAAGATATTGGCTATTGGAATCCCTGGGATACCCCGGAGTTATTCGGTAAGCTGCTCGGGCCTTTCATCGAGGCCGTACACAAGGCCGATCCGCAGGCCAAAGTCATTTATGGTGGCCAGGCCGATCCCCGTACCGACTACACGCAGCGAGCGTTCGACGCGTGCAACTGTGCGTCCGGAATTGATGTGTACGCATACCACACCTATCCCGGATACGGTCAGAACATGAATCCCGAATCTATGGATTACGGTGCCTACCTGAACGAATCCCCTCGCCAGCTGCGTGATTTGGTCACCCACTATCCGGGGATCAAATCTGACATCCCGTTTTTCGACGATGAATTCAACTCCATTCCAACCTGGAAAGGCTCAGATGAGTCCGTTCAGGCGAAGTACGTACCGCGAGGGTTGATCTATAACCACGCGGCCGGCGTCAAAACCTTCGTATGGTTGCTGACTGCCGGAACCGACGGCAACGAGTACGATGATTTCGGCATCCTCCACGGTCTCACAAACCATGACTCCGACTGGACACCGCGGCCGGTCTTCCACGCTCTGCAGAATACCAACGCTTTGTTCGCGGATACCAGGTTTGATGGGTCTATTCAGATGTCCAGCCCCGATCTGCCTGCGCTGCGGAGGCATATCGGGTTCCCATTCATGAGTTATGGCTTCCGAAACAAGACCGGCAAGGCCATTGTCGCCTACTGGTTTGCGGCCCATAGTGTTCCGGGGGGCGCTTTCCCGCCGCTGTTCGCGACCGTATCATTGAAGAACACAGGCATTGGCCATCCCGTCCTGGTGGATGTTGTTTCCGGAGAGATTAAGCCGGTCGAGTGGAAGCAGGGCACGAATGACACGTTGGACATGGTGCCCGTCAAAGACGGTGTTATGGCTATCACCGATGAGAGCTACTTTGACTGGCCCGTATTGCCCGAGGCCCCTAGTTCGCTCAATGTCTCCCTCGCCGGCAATGCCGCTAAGCTCAGTTGGCAAGTGCATGGCGGAGATTCGACTGGAATTATCGTGGAGCGGCAGCTTGGAGATGGTCTTCAGACGCGGGGTCAGTGGGCTCGAATCAAACAATTACCCGCCACTGCAACCGAGTATGCCGATCCCGGCCTGAAGAAACAGCCCTATGGCTACCGCGTGCGGGCGGTGAATGCCAACGGCGAGTCTGCCTACTCGAACATCGCACGGATAATGGTCAGGTAGAAACTGGATTAAGGCAGCGGCGCCTCTACCTCTTCGAGCATCCAGTGTGACGGCAACTCAAGGTGGCAGTCGAACCCGTAAAACCGTCCATGGA
Proteins encoded in this window:
- a CDS encoding PIG-L family deacetylase yields the protein MRICLVLVCSFIVGSGVAHAQQTRLENLQNKVVLLFTPHPDDDVFGAGGTIALLNRNHNRVYIVVYTNDDKGSYDPDMNSQRLAQIRKAEQEASEGLLGTPKENIQWMGYDDGMLEYAPQPKLTEEATAIIRRIRPDVLLSVDPGEWYERWHKSDHRMAAFNTIDAVRAAEFWLYFPNQKLQQGLKPYKVPEMYFFYPSPQEANYFVNIDGVAELKFDAAAKQVSQFEPAVNKYRPDWTPEDLKKAKDEMRHEQPKKDGHYVEAFRYATGFNQY
- a CDS encoding DegT/DnrJ/EryC1/StrS family aminotransferase, with the protein product MSQLALLGGKKTKTKPFPLWPQFDDNERRALNEVLESRVWWRTPGTKTLEFEKAFARFHGARHGLAVTNGTAALEVTMAALGINAGDEVIVPDFTFVATASAVLFANALPVLVDVLPDTYCLDPQATAAAITARTKAIIAVHMGGHPADLDALKDLATPKGIALVEDSSHAHASEWRGKRIGTFGIAGTFSFQSSKLMTAGEGGMIISNDDTFERNARSVHDCGRMPGEWFYSHFIYGSNYRLSEWQGAVLSAQLARLDEQTRRRHQNARVLDRELSKIPGITPQKLDERCTRNGQYAYIFHMNSKEFSGISTERFIEAMNAEGVPNQASYPPLHELHMFRNNEYRKRLSGPQAKEEHAFLKRPFPNTQRAAWETVWIPQPGLLGDEQDMHEIVAAIAKIQQSAKELLANSSQRTPAHAAS